The Caulifigura coniformis genome includes a region encoding these proteins:
- a CDS encoding MFS transporter, producing MSEGELSPAAVARRERTILFCLAAVHFTSVVDFMVVMPLGPQLEKTLGLGPARFGMIVAAYTYAAGLAGLVATMVLDRFSRRTAFMGIFAGFIAGTFACGLANSYVTLLIARFLTGAFGGILGGIAMAIIGDVFPENRRGTATGLLMSAFAIASVAGVPLGLMLGLNFGWQAPFLALAALCLPIFLLAGRALPRLDEHLKHPSEESPWVRFRSMFTHPNHLRAFILTTALMFGAFAVFPYMSPYLVFNVGLRENQLPFVYIAGGAMSLFGSPIIGRLADRYGKLRVFRYVVPVNAVLFLALTVLPPVPVLVAVLLTGLLMVSNVGRMVPAMALITSSVEPRKRGGFMSANAAVQHMAAGLGTSAAAMILTQPKDQPIQHYPIVGAIAAVMSLSTLVLAGRLRTASIAPAAESPEILGEAILATEGGL from the coding sequence ATGTCTGAAGGCGAACTTTCCCCGGCGGCGGTGGCGCGGCGCGAGCGGACAATCCTGTTTTGTCTGGCCGCCGTCCACTTCACCAGCGTCGTCGACTTCATGGTCGTCATGCCGCTTGGCCCGCAACTGGAGAAGACGCTGGGGCTCGGCCCCGCCCGGTTTGGAATGATTGTCGCCGCCTATACATACGCGGCCGGGCTGGCGGGACTGGTTGCGACGATGGTGCTGGACCGGTTTTCGCGCCGGACGGCCTTCATGGGGATCTTTGCAGGGTTCATTGCAGGAACGTTCGCCTGTGGCCTGGCCAACTCGTACGTCACGCTCCTGATCGCCCGCTTCCTGACCGGCGCATTCGGCGGGATCCTGGGAGGAATCGCGATGGCGATCATTGGGGACGTCTTCCCCGAGAATCGCCGGGGAACGGCGACGGGGCTGTTGATGTCAGCGTTCGCGATCGCCTCAGTCGCGGGCGTGCCGCTGGGGCTGATGCTCGGACTGAACTTCGGGTGGCAGGCGCCGTTCCTCGCGCTCGCGGCGTTGTGCCTGCCGATTTTCCTGCTGGCCGGTCGCGCGCTCCCGCGACTCGACGAACACCTGAAGCATCCGTCGGAAGAATCGCCGTGGGTCCGGTTCCGGTCGATGTTCACGCATCCGAACCACCTCAGGGCGTTCATCCTGACCACCGCGCTCATGTTCGGTGCATTCGCCGTGTTTCCCTACATGAGCCCTTACCTGGTGTTCAACGTGGGCCTGCGCGAGAACCAGCTCCCGTTTGTGTACATCGCGGGCGGGGCCATGAGCCTGTTCGGCTCGCCGATCATCGGACGGCTGGCGGATCGCTACGGAAAGCTGCGAGTGTTTCGATACGTCGTGCCGGTCAATGCCGTGCTGTTCCTCGCCCTCACCGTGCTGCCGCCGGTTCCAGTGCTGGTGGCTGTCTTGCTGACCGGGCTGTTGATGGTCAGCAACGTGGGACGCATGGTGCCGGCGATGGCGCTGATTACCTCGAGCGTCGAACCGCGGAAGCGGGGAGGCTTCATGAGCGCCAACGCGGCCGTCCAGCATATGGCGGCCGGGCTGGGGACGAGCGCGGCCGCGATGATTCTCACCCAGCCGAAGGATCAGCCGATCCAGCACTACCCGATCGTCGGCGCGATTGCCGCGGTCATGTCGCTGTCGACGCTGGTGCTGGCGGGGCGGTTGAGGACGGCCTCCATTGCCCCGGCGGCCGAATCACCGGAGATCCTGGGTGAAGCGATCCTGGCGACCGAGGGCGGGCTGTAG